The Phycisphaerae bacterium genomic interval CAGAATCCATTGCTGCTGGCCCCAGAATCCATTGCTGCTGGCCCCAGAATCCATTCTGGGGCCTTGGGCGTTGAGGATTCCCATCCTCATTTTCACCGAATGCGGAAAGGATTCCGCGGAGAGAAGAGGCCCGGAAAGGATTCCGGGCCGAGCGTGTTCCTCGACAAGCTGGTTTTCATAGACACGGAGCGACCGTAACGAGGCAGAGCGGGCGACCGGAGAGCCGGTCAGGGGAGCTTTCTCGATCCGGGCGATCGCCTCACGTACCCCGGCCAGTTTGTTCTGCGTTATCTGGTATTCTCGGTCGTCGGCGATGCTCATGGACTCCGACCCGAGAGCAAGCCGGGAACTACGGCAGGTTCTCCAAGTCGGCAAGATCCTTGTTGCGACCGGCGGCGCGTTTGTTTTGTTTCAGATGATCAAGATCGATGAGGTTGACTGGCTCGCCGTCGAAGTCACCGACAATCCGATGCTGATAGCATTCCTCGAAGGAGACCCCCGAGATGCGGGTCTGGAGTTCGATTCGAACCGGCGGCACGCCCATCCGTATAATCACGCCCGGCTTCGTAAATACGTCTTTGGACGTATCATCTCCTCCGAAGCCAAACTCGCGGAGAACCTCCACAACTCCGTCGATGTTTTTCGGGTGAACCGCGATCCAGATATCAAGATCGCCCGTTGGTCTCGGATAACCGTGGAAAGCGACGGCGTAGCCACCGACCACAAGGTACTCAACCTTCTTCTCGTTGAGCAACCTCAAGAACTCTTTGAAGTCGCGTGGCAGCGGGGTCGTAGCCATAGGCAACCTGGCGAAGGTACTCAAGGGCCCGGAGGCGCTCAGCCGGCGTCTGGTTTAGCCAGAACGCCTTTTCGTCGCTGGGCTCATCAAGTGACCCGACGGAGAACTTGGTTCGATCCAGACGATACTGGTCTATCAGGCTCATTGTCATCATTCAGCTTATCCCGGTGGGCCCGACGAGTCAACCACGCACGGCCTGGTTGCGCCAGCCGGAGACCGTGTCTATAATGCTTCGATAGCATGAACGCTGACACCTCGCCCGACAAGCTTGCCGGCTCCGTCGGCATTGTCCGGACGCAGACGGTGAGGCTCTTTGAGCCCCCTGACGTCCTGCACTTGGAGTGCGGGCGGACCCTGGGGCCGATCGACGTGGCCTACGAGACCTACGGCCGGCTCAACGAGTCGCGGAGCAACGCGGTTCTGATCTGTCACGCTCTCTCGGGCGATGCTCACGTGGCCGGGTACCATAGTCCCAACGACCGCAAGCCCGGCTGGTGGGACATCATGATCGGTCCGGGCAAGGGCATCGACACGAACAAGTATTTTGTGATCTGCTCGAACGTTTTGGGCGGGTGCCGGGGGACGACCGGCCCGTCGAGCATCAATCCGAAGACCGGCAAACCCTGGGGTATGGACTTTCCGGTGATCACCATCGAGGACATGGTCAAAGTCCAGAAGAAGCTGATCGATTACCTGGAAATCAAGAAGCTGCTGGCGGTCATCGGGGGGTCGATGGGCGGGATGCAGGTGCTGGAATGGGCCGTGCGGTACCCGGACGCCGTCGCCGGCGTTGTTCCGGCGGCGACCACCGCCCGGCTCAGCGCCCAGGCGATCGCGTTTGACGCCGTTGGCCGGCAAGCGATTCTCGCTGACCCCCACTTTGCCGACGGCCAGTACCATAGCGGCCCCGGTCCGGACAACGGCCTGGCGATCGCCCGCATGGTCGGGCACATCACCTATTTGTCCGAGCAGGGCATGCACGCCAAGTTCGGCCGCGAGTTGCGTCATCGTGCCAACTACAGCTACGACCTGGAAAGCAACGATTTCGCCGTCGAAACGTATCTCGACCACCAAGGACAGGCATTCGTCGAGCGATTCGACGCCAACAGCTACCTGTACATCACCAAGGCGATCGACTACTACGACCTTCAGGCGGGCCACGAGTCGCTGAAAGACGCTCTCAAGGACGTGAAGGCCCGGTTTCTGGTCATCAGCTACTCGAGCGACTGGTTATTCACCCCTCGGCAATCGCGGCAGATCGTCGACGCCCTGCTGGCCAACGACAAGGATGTGTCGTACTCGGAGATCAACTCGCCCTACGGGCACGATGCGTTCCTGCTGGAGACGGAAGTTCTGGGCCGATTGATCAGCGGTTTCCTGGCGGATTTGTCAGGACGGCCCATCATTGCTGACAGAGGCGACGTCGAGCCGTATCGCCAGCGGCCGGTGGTCGAGACGGCCTGGGCGCACCACCGAATCGACTACGATCGCATTGAAGAGATGATCGAACCGGGCAGCCGGGTGTTGGACGTAGGCTGCGGATCAGGCGCTCTGCTCAGTCGCCTGATGCGGCACAAGAACATCCGCGGGCTGGGCATCGAGGTTGAGCAGGACAACATCTGTGAATGCGTCGAGGGGGGCATCCCGGTCGTGGACCTCGACGTTGAGACGGAGCTCTCCGGGTTTGCGACCAAGTCCTACGATTACGTGGTATTGTCGCAGACCTTGCAAACGTTGAACCGGCCGGAACTGGTGCTGCGGGAAATCCTCCGGATCGGGCGGCGATGCATCGTGAGTTTCCCCAATTTCGTTCAGTGGCGGCCGATCCTTCAGATGCTTCTGACCGGCCGCACGCCCGTCACGCAGAACCTGCCTTTCCAGTGGTACAATACCCCGAACCGGCACTACCTGACCATTCGCGATTTTCAGGCCTACTGCCGCGACAACCACATCCAGGTGCTGCGCATGATCCCGCTGGCCGAGGGCCGTCGCGACCCGGTCCGCTTCCTCCCCAGCGTCCGGGCGGCCGAGGCGATTTTCGTGATCAGCAAGCGCGACTGAGCCTCGGCTCGATCTGATGCCCCCGCAGCTTGTCCAGAGGCGCGACCCCGCACCCATGGGTGTACTCCGCCACAGGCAAACCTCGCGGGCTGCGGTTATCATGATTGGCCTCAGTCTGGAGGAAGCACCCGTGAGTATGTTCAGCATGCCAAGACAGTGCGTGACACATCAGGTGATCTGTGCCACCGGATGGACCATCGTTTGGATCTCCCTCGCGTTCGTGTGGACAGCTTCCGCCGTGGTCGCCGAGCAGCCGGCGGCAACGAGCCGACCCGCCTCGCAGCCTTCTGAACTCGTCGTGGCTCTTCTGCAGATGGCCCCGGCAGGCAGCGATCGGGAAGCCAATCTCACCAAGGCGGACCGCTTTTGCCGTGACGCGGCAGCCCGAGGTGCTGACATCGCACTGATGCCGGAGATGTGGAGCGTCGGATACTGCGGGTTCGACCAGAAGCAGCCCGGTGCCCGCGAAGCGTTCCAGGCCATGGCCGTGGGCACGGGCAGCCCTTGGGTACAGCATTTCTCAAGGTTGGCCAGAGAACTTCGCATGGCCATCGCGGTCACGTACCTGCAGGCATGGGACGGTGCCCCGCGGAACGCGGTCACCCTGTTCGATCGCCACGGCAAGGAGATGTTCACCTATGCCAAGGTTCACACCTGTGATTTTGCCCCCATGGAAGCTTCGACGACGCCGGGAACGGACTTCTATGTGGCCGAGATGGACACGCGGGTCGGTTCGGTCAAAGTGGGAGCAATGATCTGCTTCGACCGCGAGCAACCGGAGAGTGCCCGCATCCTTATGTTGAAGGGGGCCGAGCTGATCCTGGTGCCCAACGCATGCGAGCTTGAGGAACTCAGGCTGGATCAGTTCAAGATACGCGCATGGGAGAACGTGCTGGACGTGGCCATGGCGAACTACCCGAAACCCAACAACAACGGTCACTCCGTCGCCTATGACTCGTCGGGCAAGTGCCGGGTCATTGCCGATGAACAAGAAGGGCTCCACCTGGCCTCGTTCGACCTTGCCCAACTGCGCAAAGCACGCTCTGAATCGATCTGGGGCGGCGCCTACCGTCGCCCGCACCGGTACCGGCAACTTCTGTCCCTGGAACAGGAGGACATCTGGCACCGCAATGACGCCTTCGGCAAGCCGTTTGATCCATCACAGCGATAGGCAGATTTCCTGGAGCCGAGTGTTCCAATCCCTGGTTGATCATCGACAACTGCATCAAGGACATCGACGTCGACCAAGCCGACTTCGCCGTCGTCGCCGGTTTTCTGTCGGGGTCGAGCATTTCGACCGACCCGGATTGCGCCGTGAACTACCAAGTCTTTGCACCCGGCAAGTGGTGCCGACGTTGCTCTGCGAAGCGGCGACCCGCTGCGCAGCACGAGCGCCCCCGTCGGCACTTCATCCCTCGTTCAACCAAGGGCCGACGAGGGCGTCGGCCCAACCTGTACGCCCGGTGCCACCGGCGGCTTGCCCGCCAGTGTTCACTCGATACGGGGGACCGCCGGACCCAGGGGTTTGGCTCAATTTTCGGCACGCTTGGCTACGATAATAAAGGCAATAGCGGCGCGGAAGCCCGCAAGGGCAGGAGTCGGTGGCAAGGAGGGGCCGGCCCAGGGGTGATCCGATCGGGCATTGCCGATACTGCGTTCCCGGAAGGTGCCTGCACCCACGGCCGTCGGCGGTTGAGAAGCCAGAAGGGAGAACGATATGTCCAAGTTGAAGGAATGGTTACTCATCGGGATGGTCGCCCTGGTCGGGGCCGCCTCGCTCGGATCCGACTGCAACTTCACCCTCCGCGGAGACGAGGATGGGATCCGGTTCGATGTCGACGACGATGATGATGATCTTGAAGACCTCTTCGACGACATCAAGGACCTCTTCGATTGACCGCTCCAGCCTTCGCGGCCAAGACCGTCAGATCGCTCGGTCCAGAATCACTTCTGGGCCGTGGTTTTCATGGAATCCTTTCCACATTCCCAGATGATTGACGATGGGAATCGTCAACTGCAGGGTCCCGGATGGGAATTCGGGAACCAGCGAATCCGGCAAACTTGACCTTCACGGCCCCAACCCCCCTGAGCAAGGACGCCCCAAGCAAGCTCATGGCCAGGCTGCCAAAGCTGATCATGTTCAAAACCGGCCCGGATCTGCAACACCTGAGGCCTCACATGGGCACGGCTGGCGTCCGGAAGACCCGTTGACGGGCCGAAGGTGGGGACTCAGCGGCGATGGGTGCTGCCTCGACCACCAGTCGCCATTCCAGAAACAACGACCGGCTTCGTCCGCAGAGAACCGTGGCTGCGGGTTGCAGTGCGAATGGACACCAGCCCGTTGGGCAGAGCGGGGTCGCGAAAACAGGACCGCTTCCCCAGATTTCGTGCTTTTTGACTGGTCTTCCCCGGAACTTTTGGGGTGTTTGCGCGTATATATGTGTAGTAGCAGCAAGACAACCTGGTTTAACGTCCCTGAGAGCATCTGGAAGCCTCTGCCTTGAAACAACAACGCCGGTTCGGGACGGCATTGTAAGAATTGCATTGTAAGGGGGTCTCTATTCATGGGGCCTTGGCGCGGCGGGAAGCGACTTGGCCGGGAGTGGCTCCTCGACTGGAAGCAGTTGCCTCCGGCGCTGTATGCTTTTTGTCCGGCATGAGGCGGAGAACTGCCCCCGGCGACTAGCGGTTTCCTCGACCCACTTTGACGGGGGACGGGCAGAAGCGGCGCTCGGGTTTGACCTCACAAAACGGGGCGGGGACCGGGTTCGGCCCCGCGCTCGAACAGAATCCATTCAGCAGGGGACGGACAATGATTTCAGAAAGCACCGATGTGCATCTGGCGCGGGAGAAGGTCGAATCGTTCACTGAGCGGGTTCAGGCGATCCGAGAGAGCCTGCACCAGGTGGTCGTAGGTCAGGACGTGACCATCGACCTGCTGTTAACCTGCGTCCTGACCGGCTCGCACGCTCTGCTGGTCGGCGTACCGGGACTTGCTAAGACCTTGATGGTCAAGGCCTTAGCGTCGGCCTTCCGGTGGAAGTTCAAGAGGGTGCAGTTCACGCCCGACCTGATGCCCTCGGACATCACGGGCTATGAGCTGCTCAGCCGCGACGAGCAAACCGGCCAGCCAAGGATGACCTTCCGCCCAGGGCCGGTCTTCGCCAATCTGCTGCTGGCCGACGAGATTAACCGGGCCGCCCCGAAAACCCAATCGGCTTTGCTGGAAGCGATGGCGGAGAAACACGTTACCGTCGGGGGAGAAACGCACGAGCTGGCCGAGCCGTTCCTGGTGGTGGCCACGCAGAACCCCATCGAGCAGGAAGGCACCTACCCGCTACCGGAAGCCCAACTCGATCGCTTCATGATGGAGATCCACATCGATTATCCGACTCCCGAGCAGGAGGAGGAAATCGTTGAGAAAACCACCGGCGGAACGCCGCCTCTGCCGGAGGCGGCGTTTGACCGAGCTGAGTTTCTGGAGCTTCGCGATCTGGTGCTGTCAGTACCTGCTCCCAAGAGCGTCGTCCGCTATGCGGTTCGGCTGTGCGGCGCGAGCCGGCCTGCAGACCCTCGGGCGGATTCATACGCGAAGGATTACATCGCCTGGGGCGCCGGTCCGCGAGGCCCTCAGAATCTGATGTGGGCGGCCAAGGCCCGTGCGCTGCTGGAAGGGCGTACGGCACCGATCATCGAGGACATCCGAGCACTGGCCCTGCCGATCCTGCGACACCGAATTATTCCGAACCATCGGGCGGTCGGCGACGGCGTCAACTCGGAAAGAATCATTCACCACCTGCTGGAAACCGTTGCTCACTGACGGTCTGGACGGGAGCCCGCCATGAGCGCGCCGCCAACCGAGTCACGAAGCCGATATCTCGACCTGCGAGCCCTGGCCTCGCTTGAGCACATGCGGTTCACCACACGGCACCGGATCGAGGGTGTCTACAGCGGGCGGCACCAGTCTCGGTCGCATGGCGGAGCGGGCGAGTTCGTCGATTTCCGCGAATACGTCGAAGGCGAGGACCTTCGCCGCCTGGACTGGAAG includes:
- a CDS encoding carbon-nitrogen hydrolase family protein: MFSMPRQCVTHQVICATGWTIVWISLAFVWTASAVVAEQPAATSRPASQPSELVVALLQMAPAGSDREANLTKADRFCRDAAARGADIALMPEMWSVGYCGFDQKQPGAREAFQAMAVGTGSPWVQHFSRLARELRMAIAVTYLQAWDGAPRNAVTLFDRHGKEMFTYAKVHTCDFAPMEASTTPGTDFYVAEMDTRVGSVKVGAMICFDREQPESARILMLKGAELILVPNACELEELRLDQFKIRAWENVLDVAMANYPKPNNNGHSVAYDSSGKCRVIADEQEGLHLASFDLAQLRKARSESIWGGAYRRPHRYRQLLSLEQEDIWHRNDAFGKPFDPSQR
- a CDS encoding homoserine O-acetyltransferase; this encodes MNADTSPDKLAGSVGIVRTQTVRLFEPPDVLHLECGRTLGPIDVAYETYGRLNESRSNAVLICHALSGDAHVAGYHSPNDRKPGWWDIMIGPGKGIDTNKYFVICSNVLGGCRGTTGPSSINPKTGKPWGMDFPVITIEDMVKVQKKLIDYLEIKKLLAVIGGSMGGMQVLEWAVRYPDAVAGVVPAATTARLSAQAIAFDAVGRQAILADPHFADGQYHSGPGPDNGLAIARMVGHITYLSEQGMHAKFGRELRHRANYSYDLESNDFAVETYLDHQGQAFVERFDANSYLYITKAIDYYDLQAGHESLKDALKDVKARFLVISYSSDWLFTPRQSRQIVDALLANDKDVSYSEINSPYGHDAFLLETEVLGRLISGFLADLSGRPIIADRGDVEPYRQRPVVETAWAHHRIDYDRIEEMIEPGSRVLDVGCGSGALLSRLMRHKNIRGLGIEVEQDNICECVEGGIPVVDLDVETELSGFATKSYDYVVLSQTLQTLNRPELVLREILRIGRRCIVSFPNFVQWRPILQMLLTGRTPVTQNLPFQWYNTPNRHYLTIRDFQAYCRDNHIQVLRMIPLAEGRRDPVRFLPSVRAAEAIFVISKRD
- a CDS encoding MoxR family ATPase, with the protein product MISESTDVHLAREKVESFTERVQAIRESLHQVVVGQDVTIDLLLTCVLTGSHALLVGVPGLAKTLMVKALASAFRWKFKRVQFTPDLMPSDITGYELLSRDEQTGQPRMTFRPGPVFANLLLADEINRAAPKTQSALLEAMAEKHVTVGGETHELAEPFLVVATQNPIEQEGTYPLPEAQLDRFMMEIHIDYPTPEQEEEIVEKTTGGTPPLPEAAFDRAEFLELRDLVLSVPAPKSVVRYAVRLCGASRPADPRADSYAKDYIAWGAGPRGPQNLMWAAKARALLEGRTAPIIEDIRALALPILRHRIIPNHRAVGDGVNSERIIHHLLETVAH